In Juglans regia cultivar Chandler chromosome 5, Walnut 2.0, whole genome shotgun sequence, the following are encoded in one genomic region:
- the LOC108988265 gene encoding DNA topoisomerase 2 isoform X2 produces MAIEKKRPLQTSNAANIDPAPTAGPTTAKTIEEMYQKKSQLEHILLRPDTYIGSIEKHTQTLWVYESDRMVHRPVTFVPGLYKIFDEILVNAADNKQRDPKMDSLKVVIDVEANCISICNNGDGVPVEVHQEEKVYVPELIFGHLLTSSNYDDTVKKTTGGRNGYGAKLTNIFSTEFVIETADGRRQKKYKQVFCNNMGNKSEPAISKCKESENWTKVTFKPDLAKFNMTHLEDDVVALMKKRVIDMAGCLGKSVKVELNGSRVPVRAFTDYVNLYLDSAAKSEAEKPPSYHVKVNDRWEVCVSISDGQFQQVSFVNSISTTKGGTHVDYVTSQITTHVMNFVNKKNKSANVKAHNVKNYLWVFVNALIDNPAFDSQTKETLTLRQSSFGSKCELSQDFLAKVTKSGIVESLLSWANFKQSKDLKKSDGTKTEKIHGIEKLDDANKAGGKESDKCTLILTEGDSAKALALAGLAAVGRDYYGVFPLRGKLLNVREATNKQLTENKEIGYIKQILGLQQNKEYTSIKSLRYGHLMIMTDQDHDGSHIKGLLINFIHSYWPSLLRVPSFLVEFITPIVKATHKNGTQLSFYTMPEYESWKESLSGNASGWSIKYYKGLGTSTSKEGREYFANLEKHRKDFIWVDQQDGDAIELAFSKKKIEERKNWLRRFEPGTHLDQTAKLIKYSDFVNKELILFSMADLQRSIPSMVDGLKPGQRKILFCSFKRNFVKEAKVAQFSGYVSEHSAYHHGEQSLASTIIGMAQDYVGSNNINLLQPNGQFGTRNYGGKDHASARYIYTRLSPITRFLFHKDDDDLLDYLNEDGQLIEPTWYMPIIPTVLVNGSEGIGTGWSSYIPNYNPRDIIANLRRLLSGDALVPMDPWYRWFKGSIEKIAKEGGNGYIVSGIIEEVNETTLKILELPVRRWTQDYKEFLESISSSNRECKDPLIEDFDMNCDDVIVEFDIYLSEENFARAKQEGLSKKFKLTTTISTSNMHLFDPKGVIKKYDTPEQILEEFFHLRLAFYEKRKNFLLEKREMELLKLENKVRFILAVVNGEIIVSNRKRADLFVELQRKGFTPFPKKTKAVEPEVAGAIDETEETEDNSPAVSKNGVLISDYEYLLAMAIGTLTIEKVQELCADKDRLNKEVEDLRKETPRSFWMKDLYALEQQLDEIEKSDAQAEELRKKMRSKAKGQAPGKAGRQAPKNQRKENKKKANNADSVTETISTSAMEIEKAPEVVKPKGRAGSRKAPTKERPTVVLTDDDDDDDEEVLELKERLAAYNLESSPDHSAAMETEVPKVPAKKKEPSKRTAALKKPLATVSEISSDDEENEVDDEEVVAAPERGKKGGRKPAANAKAAKPPAAAKNRGAGNKQKPQTLSQKLISDMLKPAENSSGISPEKKVRKMRASPFNKKSGSVLGRVGEANESSESEEKLGSASTSGSTEEKVEVVPARSRPQRVNRAQKRYVVSDSESENATEDSDFVEDEEED; encoded by the exons ATGGCAATCGAAAAGAAACGCCCCTTACAGACCAGCAATGCCGCCAACATTGACCCCGCCCCCACCGCCGGACCAACCACTGCCAAAACCATCGAAGAAATGTACCAGAAGAAGTCCCAGCTCGAGCACATCCTCCTCCGACCTGACACCTACATTGGCTCCATCGAGAAGCACACCCAGACCCTCTGGGTCTACGAGTCCGATCGCATGGTCCACCGCCCCGTCACCTTCGTCCCCGGCCTCTACAAGATCTTCGACGAGATCCTCGTCAATGCCGCAGATAACAAGCAACGAGACCCAAAGATGGACTCGCTCAAGGTTGTCATTGACGTGGAGGCCAACTGCATCAGCATCTGCAACAATGGTGATGGGGTACCGGTGGAGGTTCACCAGGAGGAGAAAGTATACGTTCCGGAACTGATCTTCGGGCACTTGCTGACCAGCAGTAACTACGACGATACGGTGAAGAAGACCACCGGTGGGCGAAACGGATACGGTGCCAAGCTCACCAACATCTTCTCCACTGAGTTCGTCATCGAGACTGCAGATGGGAGACGCCAGAAGAAGTACAAGCAG GTGTTCTGTAACAACATGGGAAACAAATCAGAGCCAGCCATATCAAAGTGTAAAGAGAGTGAGAACTGGACGAAGGTGACATTTAAGCCTGACCTAGCAAAATTTAACATGACCCATCTTGAGGACGATGTGGTTGCGCTAATGAAAAAGCGGGTGATTGACATGGCTGGCTGCCTTGGAAAGTCTGTAAAGGTTGAATTAAATGGAAGTAGGGTCCCTGTAAGAGCGTTTACTGACTATGTGAATCTATATTTGGATTCTGCAGCTAAATCCGAAGCCGAGAAACCTCCAAG CTATCATGTGAAAGTTAACGATAGGTGGGAGGTATGCGTGAGTATTAGTGACGGGCAGTTTCAACAG GTCAGCTTTGTGAACTCGATTTCCACGACCAAGGGCGGAACTCATGTGGATTATGTCACTAGTCAAATTACAACCCATGTGATGAATTTcgtaaataaaaagaacaagagTGCCAATGTCAAAGCGCATAATGTGAAAAACTACTTGTGGGTTTTTGTCAATGCTCTCATTGACAACCCTGCTTTTGATTCCCAGACCAAGGAAACTTTGACGCTTCGTCAAAGCAGTTTCGGGTCCAAGTGTGAGCTATCACAGGATTTTCTTGCTAAAG TCACAAAATCCGGAATTGTGGAGAGTCTCCTGTCGTGGGCAAATTTTAAGCAGAGCAAAGATCTTAAGAAAAGTGATGGAACAAAGACAGAGAAGATTCATGGAATTGAAAAGCTGGATGATGCTAACAAAGCTGGGGGTAAGGAATCTGACAAATGTACCTTGATTTTGACTGAAGGAGATTCGGCTAAGGCTCTTGCA TTGGCCGGGCTTGCTGCTGTGGGTCGAGATTACTATGGTGTGTTCCCGTTGAGAGGTAAATTGCTCAATGTGAGGGAAGCCACTAATAAACAGCTCACTGAGAATAAAGAAATCGGGTACATCAAGCAGATTCTTGGACTTCAGCAGAATAAAGAATATACCAGTATCAAGTCCCTGAGATACGGTCACCTGATGATAATGACTGATCAG GATCACGATGGTTCACACATTAAAGGGCTGTTGATCAACTTCATTCATTCTTACTGGCCATCACTGTTAAGAGTTCCATCTTTCTTGGTTGAGTTTATAACTCCTATTGTGAAG GCAACTCATAAAAATGGGACACAATTATCATTTTACACTATGCCTGAGTACGAGTCGTGGAAGGAAAGTTTGAGTGGCAATGCAAGTGGCTGGTCTATTAAGTATTATAAG GGGCTGGGAACAAGCACATCAAAGGAAGGGAGGGAGTACTTTGCGAATCTTGAGAAACATAGGAAAGATTTTATATGGGTAGATCAGCAAGATGGGGACGCCATCGAGCTAGCATTCAGtaagaagaagatagaagagAGGAAGAATTGGCTCAGGCGATTTGAG CCTGGCACTCACCTTGACCAGACGGCCAAACTCATAAAGTACAGTGACTTTGTCAACAAGGAGCTTATATTGTTTTCGATGGCGGATCTTCAAAGGTCTATTCCTTCGATGGTTGATGGCCTGAAACCGGGCCAAAGGAAGATTCTTTTCTGCTCTTTCAAGAGGAACTTTGTCAAGGAAGCAAAAGTCGCCCAGTTTTCTGGTTATGTGTCTGAACATTCAGCTTATCATCATGGCGAGCAGAGCCTTGCGAGTACCATCATTGGAATGGCACAAGACTATGTGGGCAGCAACAACATTAATCTTCTTCAACCGAATGGCCAGTTTGGCACCCGTAATTAT GGAGGGAAAGATCATGCAAGTGCTAGGTACATATATACCCGACTTTCTCCCATCACAAGGTTTCTATTCCACAAGGATGATGATGACCTTCTTGACTACTTGAATGAAGATGGGCAATTAATTGAACCGACTTG GTATATGCCAATTATACCCACAGTTCTTGTGAACGGTAGTGAAGGAATTGGAACTGGATGGAGCTCTTACATTCCTAATTATAATCCAAGAGACATAATTGCAAATCTAAGGCGCTTGTTGAGTGGTGACGCCTTGGTGCCTATGGATCCATGGTATAGATGGTTTAAAGGAAGTATTGAAAAGATTGCCAAGGAAGGTGGGAATGGTTACATTGTTAGTGGAATTATAGAGGAAGTGAACGAGACAACTCTCAAGATATTGGAGCTGCCAGTCCGTCGTTGGACTCAGGATTATAAAGAATTTCTGGAGTCTATTTCTTCAAGTAATAGAGAATGCAAGGATCCTTTAATCGAG GATTTTGACATGAATTGCGATGACGTAATAGTAGAATTTGACATCTACTTGAGTGAAGAGAACTTTGCTAGGGCCAAGCAAGAGGGTTTGTCGAAGAAATTCAAACTAACCACCACAATTAGCACAAGTAACATGCATCTGTTTGATCCCAAAGGCGTGATAAAGAAGTACGACACCCCAGAACAAA TTCTTGAAGAATTTTTTCACCTTCGACTTGCGTTTTATGAGAAAAGAAAG AACTTTCTGTTGGAGAAACGTGAAATGGAGTTGTTGAAGTTGGAAAACAAGGTGAGGTTTATACTTGCAGTTGTGAATGGAGAGATCATTGTGAGCAACAGAAAGAGAGCTGATCTGTTTGTTGAGCTGCAAAGAAAAGGTTTCACTCCATTTCCCAAGAAAACTAAAGCTGTAGAGCCAGAGGTTGCTGGAGCAATTGATGAAACAGAAGAAACAGAAGACAACTCTCCTGCTGTTAGCAAGAATGGAGTACTGATCAGTGATTACGAGTATCTGTTGGCCATGGCAATTGGAACCTTGACCATCGAGAAGGTTCAGGAGCTATGTGCTGACAAGGATAGGCTCAATAAGGAGGTCGAAGATTTGAGAAAAGAAACTCCAAGGTCCTTTTGGATGAAAGATCTGTATGCTTTAGAGCAGCAACTCGAT GAGATTGAAAAAAGTGATGCCCAGGCAGAGGAgctgagaaagaaaatgagaagcaAAGCAAAGGGTCAAGCGCCTGGTAAGGCTGGTAGACAAGCGCCCAAGAACCAACGCAAGGAGAATAAGAAAAAGGCAAATAATGCGGACTCAGTTACtgaaaccatctcaacatcTGCAATGGAAATTG AAAAAGCTCCTGAGGTGGTGAAACCCAAGGGGAGAGCGGGGTCTAGGAAGGCTCCTACCAAG GAAAGGCCCACTGTAGTCTTGACtgatgatgacgacgacgatGACGAGGAAGTGCTGGAGCTCAAAGAACGACTTGCTGCCTATAACCTTGAATCATCTCCTGATCATTCAGCAG CCATGGAGACGGAAGTGCCTAAAGTCCCAGCCAAGAAGAAAGAACCTAGCAAGAGGACTGCTGCGCTGAAGAAGCCCTTGGCAACTGTTTCAGAGATATCTTCAGATGATGAAGAGAATGAGGTGGATGACGAAGAAGTTGTAGCTGCCCCAGAAAGGGGCAAGAAGGGAGGTAGAAAACCAGCTGCAAATGCCAAAGCTGCTAAGCCCCCTGCAGCAGCAAAGAACAGAGGAGCAGGCAACAAACAGAAACCTCAAACGCTGAGCCAGAAGCTCATATCTGACATGTTAAAGCCTGCTGAAAATTCATCTGGGATTTCACCGGAAAAGAAAGTGAGAAAGATGAGGGCATCTCCATTCAACAAGAAAAGTGGTTCCGTGTTGGGCAGAGTTGGTGAGGCAAATGAGTCCTCTGAATCCGAAGAAAAATTGGGTTCTGCTTCTACTTCTGGCAGTACCGAAGAAAAGGTTGAAGTCGTGCCAGCAAGATCAAGACCTCAGAGGGTGAACCGCGCGCAGAAAAGGTATGTGGTGAGTGACTCTGAAAGTGAGAATGCCACTGAGGATTCTGACTTtgttgaagatgaagaggaagattAG
- the LOC108988265 gene encoding DNA topoisomerase 2 isoform X1, producing the protein MAIEKKRPLQTSNAANIDPAPTAGPTTAKTIEEMYQKKSQLEHILLRPDTYIGSIEKHTQTLWVYESDRMVHRPVTFVPGLYKIFDEILVNAADNKQRDPKMDSLKVVIDVEANCISICNNGDGVPVEVHQEEKVYVPELIFGHLLTSSNYDDTVKKTTGGRNGYGAKLTNIFSTEFVIETADGRRQKKYKQVFCNNMGNKSEPAISKCKESENWTKVTFKPDLAKFNMTHLEDDVVALMKKRVIDMAGCLGKSVKVELNGSRVPVRAFTDYVNLYLDSAAKSEAEKPPSYHVKVNDRWEVCVSISDGQFQQVSFVNSISTTKGGTHVDYVTSQITTHVMNFVNKKNKSANVKAHNVKNYLWVFVNALIDNPAFDSQTKETLTLRQSSFGSKCELSQDFLAKVTKSGIVESLLSWANFKQSKDLKKSDGTKTEKIHGIEKLDDANKAGGKESDKCTLILTEGDSAKALALAGLAAVGRDYYGVFPLRGKLLNVREATNKQLTENKEIGYIKQILGLQQNKEYTSIKSLRYGHLMIMTDQDHDGSHIKGLLINFIHSYWPSLLRVPSFLVEFITPIVKATHKNGTQLSFYTMPEYESWKESLSGNASGWSIKYYKGLGTSTSKEGREYFANLEKHRKDFIWVDQQDGDAIELAFSKKKIEERKNWLRRFEPGTHLDQTAKLIKYSDFVNKELILFSMADLQRSIPSMVDGLKPGQRKILFCSFKRNFVKEAKVAQFSGYVSEHSAYHHGEQSLASTIIGMAQDYVGSNNINLLQPNGQFGTRNYGGKDHASARYIYTRLSPITRFLFHKDDDDLLDYLNEDGQLIEPTWYMPIIPTVLVNGSEGIGTGWSSYIPNYNPRDIIANLRRLLSGDALVPMDPWYRWFKGSIEKIAKEGGNGYIVSGIIEEVNETTLKILELPVRRWTQDYKEFLESISSSNRECKDPLIEDFDMNCDDVIVEFDIYLSEENFARAKQEGLSKKFKLTTTISTSNMHLFDPKGVIKKYDTPEQILEEFFHLRLAFYEKRKNFLLEKREMELLKLENKVRFILAVVNGEIIVSNRKRADLFVELQRKGFTPFPKKTKAVEPEVAGAIDETEETEDNSPAVSKNGVLISDYEYLLAMAIGTLTIEKVQELCADKDRLNKEVEDLRKETPRSFWMKDLYALEQQLDEIEKSDAQAEELRKKMRSKAKGQAPGKAGRQAPKNQRKENKKKANNADSVTETISTSAMEIEKAPEVVKPKGRAGSRKAPTKQERPTVVLTDDDDDDDEEVLELKERLAAYNLESSPDHSAAMETEVPKVPAKKKEPSKRTAALKKPLATVSEISSDDEENEVDDEEVVAAPERGKKGGRKPAANAKAAKPPAAAKNRGAGNKQKPQTLSQKLISDMLKPAENSSGISPEKKVRKMRASPFNKKSGSVLGRVGEANESSESEEKLGSASTSGSTEEKVEVVPARSRPQRVNRAQKRYVVSDSESENATEDSDFVEDEEED; encoded by the exons ATGGCAATCGAAAAGAAACGCCCCTTACAGACCAGCAATGCCGCCAACATTGACCCCGCCCCCACCGCCGGACCAACCACTGCCAAAACCATCGAAGAAATGTACCAGAAGAAGTCCCAGCTCGAGCACATCCTCCTCCGACCTGACACCTACATTGGCTCCATCGAGAAGCACACCCAGACCCTCTGGGTCTACGAGTCCGATCGCATGGTCCACCGCCCCGTCACCTTCGTCCCCGGCCTCTACAAGATCTTCGACGAGATCCTCGTCAATGCCGCAGATAACAAGCAACGAGACCCAAAGATGGACTCGCTCAAGGTTGTCATTGACGTGGAGGCCAACTGCATCAGCATCTGCAACAATGGTGATGGGGTACCGGTGGAGGTTCACCAGGAGGAGAAAGTATACGTTCCGGAACTGATCTTCGGGCACTTGCTGACCAGCAGTAACTACGACGATACGGTGAAGAAGACCACCGGTGGGCGAAACGGATACGGTGCCAAGCTCACCAACATCTTCTCCACTGAGTTCGTCATCGAGACTGCAGATGGGAGACGCCAGAAGAAGTACAAGCAG GTGTTCTGTAACAACATGGGAAACAAATCAGAGCCAGCCATATCAAAGTGTAAAGAGAGTGAGAACTGGACGAAGGTGACATTTAAGCCTGACCTAGCAAAATTTAACATGACCCATCTTGAGGACGATGTGGTTGCGCTAATGAAAAAGCGGGTGATTGACATGGCTGGCTGCCTTGGAAAGTCTGTAAAGGTTGAATTAAATGGAAGTAGGGTCCCTGTAAGAGCGTTTACTGACTATGTGAATCTATATTTGGATTCTGCAGCTAAATCCGAAGCCGAGAAACCTCCAAG CTATCATGTGAAAGTTAACGATAGGTGGGAGGTATGCGTGAGTATTAGTGACGGGCAGTTTCAACAG GTCAGCTTTGTGAACTCGATTTCCACGACCAAGGGCGGAACTCATGTGGATTATGTCACTAGTCAAATTACAACCCATGTGATGAATTTcgtaaataaaaagaacaagagTGCCAATGTCAAAGCGCATAATGTGAAAAACTACTTGTGGGTTTTTGTCAATGCTCTCATTGACAACCCTGCTTTTGATTCCCAGACCAAGGAAACTTTGACGCTTCGTCAAAGCAGTTTCGGGTCCAAGTGTGAGCTATCACAGGATTTTCTTGCTAAAG TCACAAAATCCGGAATTGTGGAGAGTCTCCTGTCGTGGGCAAATTTTAAGCAGAGCAAAGATCTTAAGAAAAGTGATGGAACAAAGACAGAGAAGATTCATGGAATTGAAAAGCTGGATGATGCTAACAAAGCTGGGGGTAAGGAATCTGACAAATGTACCTTGATTTTGACTGAAGGAGATTCGGCTAAGGCTCTTGCA TTGGCCGGGCTTGCTGCTGTGGGTCGAGATTACTATGGTGTGTTCCCGTTGAGAGGTAAATTGCTCAATGTGAGGGAAGCCACTAATAAACAGCTCACTGAGAATAAAGAAATCGGGTACATCAAGCAGATTCTTGGACTTCAGCAGAATAAAGAATATACCAGTATCAAGTCCCTGAGATACGGTCACCTGATGATAATGACTGATCAG GATCACGATGGTTCACACATTAAAGGGCTGTTGATCAACTTCATTCATTCTTACTGGCCATCACTGTTAAGAGTTCCATCTTTCTTGGTTGAGTTTATAACTCCTATTGTGAAG GCAACTCATAAAAATGGGACACAATTATCATTTTACACTATGCCTGAGTACGAGTCGTGGAAGGAAAGTTTGAGTGGCAATGCAAGTGGCTGGTCTATTAAGTATTATAAG GGGCTGGGAACAAGCACATCAAAGGAAGGGAGGGAGTACTTTGCGAATCTTGAGAAACATAGGAAAGATTTTATATGGGTAGATCAGCAAGATGGGGACGCCATCGAGCTAGCATTCAGtaagaagaagatagaagagAGGAAGAATTGGCTCAGGCGATTTGAG CCTGGCACTCACCTTGACCAGACGGCCAAACTCATAAAGTACAGTGACTTTGTCAACAAGGAGCTTATATTGTTTTCGATGGCGGATCTTCAAAGGTCTATTCCTTCGATGGTTGATGGCCTGAAACCGGGCCAAAGGAAGATTCTTTTCTGCTCTTTCAAGAGGAACTTTGTCAAGGAAGCAAAAGTCGCCCAGTTTTCTGGTTATGTGTCTGAACATTCAGCTTATCATCATGGCGAGCAGAGCCTTGCGAGTACCATCATTGGAATGGCACAAGACTATGTGGGCAGCAACAACATTAATCTTCTTCAACCGAATGGCCAGTTTGGCACCCGTAATTAT GGAGGGAAAGATCATGCAAGTGCTAGGTACATATATACCCGACTTTCTCCCATCACAAGGTTTCTATTCCACAAGGATGATGATGACCTTCTTGACTACTTGAATGAAGATGGGCAATTAATTGAACCGACTTG GTATATGCCAATTATACCCACAGTTCTTGTGAACGGTAGTGAAGGAATTGGAACTGGATGGAGCTCTTACATTCCTAATTATAATCCAAGAGACATAATTGCAAATCTAAGGCGCTTGTTGAGTGGTGACGCCTTGGTGCCTATGGATCCATGGTATAGATGGTTTAAAGGAAGTATTGAAAAGATTGCCAAGGAAGGTGGGAATGGTTACATTGTTAGTGGAATTATAGAGGAAGTGAACGAGACAACTCTCAAGATATTGGAGCTGCCAGTCCGTCGTTGGACTCAGGATTATAAAGAATTTCTGGAGTCTATTTCTTCAAGTAATAGAGAATGCAAGGATCCTTTAATCGAG GATTTTGACATGAATTGCGATGACGTAATAGTAGAATTTGACATCTACTTGAGTGAAGAGAACTTTGCTAGGGCCAAGCAAGAGGGTTTGTCGAAGAAATTCAAACTAACCACCACAATTAGCACAAGTAACATGCATCTGTTTGATCCCAAAGGCGTGATAAAGAAGTACGACACCCCAGAACAAA TTCTTGAAGAATTTTTTCACCTTCGACTTGCGTTTTATGAGAAAAGAAAG AACTTTCTGTTGGAGAAACGTGAAATGGAGTTGTTGAAGTTGGAAAACAAGGTGAGGTTTATACTTGCAGTTGTGAATGGAGAGATCATTGTGAGCAACAGAAAGAGAGCTGATCTGTTTGTTGAGCTGCAAAGAAAAGGTTTCACTCCATTTCCCAAGAAAACTAAAGCTGTAGAGCCAGAGGTTGCTGGAGCAATTGATGAAACAGAAGAAACAGAAGACAACTCTCCTGCTGTTAGCAAGAATGGAGTACTGATCAGTGATTACGAGTATCTGTTGGCCATGGCAATTGGAACCTTGACCATCGAGAAGGTTCAGGAGCTATGTGCTGACAAGGATAGGCTCAATAAGGAGGTCGAAGATTTGAGAAAAGAAACTCCAAGGTCCTTTTGGATGAAAGATCTGTATGCTTTAGAGCAGCAACTCGAT GAGATTGAAAAAAGTGATGCCCAGGCAGAGGAgctgagaaagaaaatgagaagcaAAGCAAAGGGTCAAGCGCCTGGTAAGGCTGGTAGACAAGCGCCCAAGAACCAACGCAAGGAGAATAAGAAAAAGGCAAATAATGCGGACTCAGTTACtgaaaccatctcaacatcTGCAATGGAAATTG AAAAAGCTCCTGAGGTGGTGAAACCCAAGGGGAGAGCGGGGTCTAGGAAGGCTCCTACCAAG CAGGAAAGGCCCACTGTAGTCTTGACtgatgatgacgacgacgatGACGAGGAAGTGCTGGAGCTCAAAGAACGACTTGCTGCCTATAACCTTGAATCATCTCCTGATCATTCAGCAG CCATGGAGACGGAAGTGCCTAAAGTCCCAGCCAAGAAGAAAGAACCTAGCAAGAGGACTGCTGCGCTGAAGAAGCCCTTGGCAACTGTTTCAGAGATATCTTCAGATGATGAAGAGAATGAGGTGGATGACGAAGAAGTTGTAGCTGCCCCAGAAAGGGGCAAGAAGGGAGGTAGAAAACCAGCTGCAAATGCCAAAGCTGCTAAGCCCCCTGCAGCAGCAAAGAACAGAGGAGCAGGCAACAAACAGAAACCTCAAACGCTGAGCCAGAAGCTCATATCTGACATGTTAAAGCCTGCTGAAAATTCATCTGGGATTTCACCGGAAAAGAAAGTGAGAAAGATGAGGGCATCTCCATTCAACAAGAAAAGTGGTTCCGTGTTGGGCAGAGTTGGTGAGGCAAATGAGTCCTCTGAATCCGAAGAAAAATTGGGTTCTGCTTCTACTTCTGGCAGTACCGAAGAAAAGGTTGAAGTCGTGCCAGCAAGATCAAGACCTCAGAGGGTGAACCGCGCGCAGAAAAGGTATGTGGTGAGTGACTCTGAAAGTGAGAATGCCACTGAGGATTCTGACTTtgttgaagatgaagaggaagattAG
- the LOC108987685 gene encoding dynamin-related protein 1E-like: protein MGGGRGIVQRLCIILAISPANQDIATSDAIKLAREVDPSGDRTFGVLTKLDLMDKGTNALDVLEGRSYRLQHPWIGIVNRSQADINKNVDMIVARRKEHEYFATSPDYGHLASKMGSMYLARLLSKLYFCVPSLNIKTIIFIGLSTDVVILFLALGVCN, encoded by the exons ATGGGCGGTGGGAGAGGGATAGTGCAGAGG CTTTGTATCATTCTAGCAATATCTCCAGCCAATCAAGATATTGCAACGTCAGATGCTATCAAACTTGCTAGGGAAGTCGATCCCAGTG GTGATCGGACCTTTGGCGTGTTGACTAAGCTGGATTTGATGGACAAAGGAACTAATGCATTGGAT GTTCTTGAAGGAAGATCTTATCGACTTCAACATCCTTGGATTGGAATTGTGAACCGTTCACAGGCTGACATCAATAAAAATGTTGACATGATAGTTGCAAGGCGCAAGGAACATGAGTACTTTGCAACCAGTCCTGACTATGGGCACTTGGCCAGTAAAATGGGCTCGATGTATCTTGCAAGACTCCTCTCAAAGCTTTATTTTTGTGTACCTTCATTGAATATTAAGACAATTATTTTCATAGGCTTATCAACAGATGTTGTGATCTTGTTTTTAGCACTTGGAGTCTGTAATTAG